A stretch of the Euleptes europaea isolate rEulEur1 chromosome 14, rEulEur1.hap1, whole genome shotgun sequence genome encodes the following:
- the LOC130487426 gene encoding small serum protein 2-like — protein MMRNGVLVPQNGCFDPYDGRRHPLGSQWNTDHCMRCDCSGDRMECCTRYGGIAHMEGCKGSVNPETCEYEFYRIDNPSEPCV, from the exons ATGATGAGAAATG GTGTGCTGGTGCCTCAAAATGGCTGTTTCGATCCTTATGACGGGAGAAGGCATCCATTAGGATCACAGTGGAACACAGACCATTGCATGAGATGCGATTGCTCTGGTGATAGAATGGAATGCTGTACCAG ataTGGCGGCATTGCACACATGGAAGGCTGCAAAGGTTCTGTTAATCCTGAAACGTGCGAGTATGAATTCTATCGCATTGACAACCCTTCGGAGCCATGTGTCTGA